A genome region from Penicillium psychrofluorescens genome assembly, chromosome: 3 includes the following:
- a CDS encoding uncharacterized protein (ID:PFLUO_004541-T1.cds;~source:funannotate): protein MAGMEAAVTNHVNGTTERTETETHHLSQIETKSDPYEEVYDPSKQDTALPSVKTEPTSTILEEFPASEEIETKSVGLDGADDHPTSRTVTNLKHGLTSRASSSDRSSPATSVKPASNKKGGTGATKKGTAKKPAAKKRKVNDADGDSIDGRRSNTPVSRTSKTKKQGSVSVAGSPAPEDRKPKKRGKRPAAENGEDEDENEIFCICRRPDNHTWMIGCDGGCEDWFHGKCVDIDPRDADLIDKYICPDCGKRGKGCTTWKPMCRLFECRQPARVKVKPPSKYCSDEHGREFMRRQTRHLRLGSSRPQKSNKSQDEDLGSMGGILTAGDLNAVIMGVGSAEEFRRLGNRIVSPPPEADENEASPVDENQTTESAPQGGKKLGLDVDAKDLVYTADESAKLEKLRKLREELIHRKEMLAMRTNFITLVRQRSKSVVERLKVNDPKGGWKDICGFDSRLSWSDEEFDEWRLSDAGKKALTKGTAEALASSYPVIPTSTDADGDTAMGVENDEDEMAFLTRGICTKKRCERHKQWVKVQQQDIVFEETTADEDLAKCEDEAQAVVERAALRMWAEADAE, encoded by the exons ATGGCGGGAATGGAAGCGGCCGTGACAAACCATGTCAACGGGACAACTGAGCGCACAGAAACCGAAACACACCACCTTTCACAGATCGAGACCAAGTCTGATCCCTACGAGGAAGTCTACGACCCCAGCAAGCAGGACACAGCGCTTCCATCGGTGAAGACGGAGCCCACTAGTACGATTTTGGAGGAATTTCCAGCGAGCGAAGAGATTGAGACCAAATCTGTGGGGCTAGATGGAGCGGATGACCATCCGACTTCAAGAACAGTCACGAACCTTAAGCACGGGCTGACATCTCGCGCATCCTCGTCTGATCGATCATCACCCGCCACGTCGGTCAAGCCAGCGTCAAATAAAAAGGGAGGGACGGGGGCTACAAAGAAAGGAACTGCCAAGAAGCCAGCTGCTAAGAAGCGCAAAGTGAATGACGCCGATGGGGATAGCATTGATGGTCGGCGGTCCAATACGCCCGTTTCTCGCACtagcaaaacaaaaaagcaGGGCTCGGTTTCAGTTGCAGGATCTCCGGCACCGGAAGACAGAAAGCCTAAAAAGCGCGGGAAAAGGCCCGCGGCTGAAAATGgagaggacgaagatgagaatgagaTATTCTGTATCTGTCGCCGGCCAGATAATCACACGTGGATGATCGGGTGTGATGGTGGCTGCGAAGATTGGTTCCATGGGAAATGCGTCGATATCGATCCGCGAGATGCGGATCTGATCGACAAATACATCT GCCCCGACTGCGGCAAACGAGGCAAAGGCTGCACAACATGGAAACCAATGTGTCGCCTATTCGAATGTCGCCAACCCGCGCGCGTGAAAGTCAAGCCCCCCAGCAAGTATTGTTCCGATGAACACGGCCGAGAATTTATGCGTCGACAGACTCGACACCTCCGGCTGGGCTCTTCGCGTCCACAAAAGTCAAACAAGTCGCAGGATGAAGATCTAGGCAGCATGGGCGGTATTTTAACAGCAGGTGACCTGAACGCTGTTATAATGGGCGTGGGCTCCGCAGAGGAGTTCCGCAGACTCGGTAACCGCATCGTCTCCCCACCGCCCGAAGCTGATGAGAACGAGGCAAGTCCTGTGGACGAGAATCAGACGACCGAGTCCGCACCGCAAGGTGGCAAGAAACTGGGACTCGATGTGGACGCCAAGGACCTGGTGTACACGGCCGACGAGTCAGCGAAGCTCGAAAAGCTGCGGAAACTGCGCGAAGAGCTGATCCACCGCAAAGAGATGCTCGCTATGCGGACCAATTTCATCACCCTAGTACGACAGCGGTCCAAGAGCGTGGTTGAGCGATTGAAGGTGAATGATCCCAAAGGCGGATGGAAAGATATCTGTGGATTCGACTCGCGGTTGTCCTGGTCAGATGAAGAGTTCGACGAATGGCGACTCTCGGATGCCGGGAAAAAAGCGCTCACAAAAGGCACCGCCGAGGCCCTGGCGTCGAGTTATCCGGTCATTCCCACCTCCACGGATGCCGATGGCGACACTGCGATGGGTGTTGAgaatgacgaggacgagatggcATTTTTGACCCGCGGCATCTGCACCAAGAAACGTTGCGAAAGACACAAGCAGTGGGTGAaggtgcagcagcaggacaTTGTGTTTGAGGAAACTAccgccgacgaggatctTGCCAAGTGCGAGGATGAAGCACAGGCCGTGGTGGAGAGGGCAGCGCTGAGAATGTGGGCTGAGGCGGATGCCGAATAG
- a CDS encoding uncharacterized protein (ID:PFLUO_004542-T1.cds;~source:funannotate): MATANVYSAEPALPILADTLLSPSPTPNPSRPNNTWSLQHDLENGIHPNSSVFRPGAIIGFSRIRAKSPENDEYIGQIPRYLLTTHLRSSPASPDPSAFIIHPNMFSAFAARTLYHDLLSPHLSHSANGLSKDEAIRRLDSVHLLPVHDFAGATQAISKVSDELQEMHSRRLADDQTNRIALDSRAVLLIVVGLDTLAEGVIRASNPVKGAAQLAATLRTLTCLSRVRGSSLSVLLVNTHGLGSMYSEADGKAASSTHRQADTRDDQLHSIFHPTGPSLLSNLLTKTLDQGIDTHLLLSDVKGANVVEVIKDRVGSGVGKWSVWMQGR, encoded by the coding sequence ATGGCCACTGCCAATGTCTACTCCGCCGAGCCTGCGCTTCCCATTCTGGCCGATACgctcctctctccctccccaacACCCAACCCATCAAGACCCAACAACACTTGGAGTCTCCAGCACGACCTGGAAAATGGCATCCACCCCAACTCCAGCGTATTCCGTCCCGGCGCAATCATCGGCTTCTCCAGAATAAGAGCGAAAAGCCCCGAGAATGATGAATATATTGGCCAGATCCCGCGATACCTGCTCACAACGCACCTGCGCTCCAGTCCGGCCTCTCCAGACCCAAGCGcattcatcatccacccaAACATGTTCAGCGCTTTTGCTGCGCGTACTCTATACCATGATCTCCTATCACCACATCTCTCACACTCGGCGAATGGCCTATCCAAAGATGAAGCAATCCGGCGCCTCGACTCGGTCCACTTACTCCCAGTGCACGATTTTGCTGGCGCGACACAGGCGATCAGTAAAGTCTCCGATGAGTTGCAGGAGATGCACTCGCGACGACTAGCGGATGATCAGACGAATCGAATAGCCCTGGATTCTCGGGCGGTACTTCTAATCGTTGTCGGCCTCGACACTCTCGCCGAGGGAGTCATTCGCGCGTCGAATCCGGTCAAGGGCGCTGCACAACTGGCTGCTACGTTGCGCACACTGACTTGCTTGTCGCGCGTGCGTGgctcttctctttctgtccTACTTGTTAATACCCACGGGCTGGGATCAATGTATTCGGAGGCAGATGGGAAAGCGGCATCAAGTACGCATCGCCAAGCAGACACGCGAGACGATCAGCTCCATTCGATTTTCCACCCAACTGGCCCGTCTCTGCTATCTAACCTGCTCACGAAGACTCTGGACCAAGGAATCGATACCCACCTCCTGCTGTCTGATGTCAAGGGGGCGAATGTAGTAGAGGTGATCAAGGATAGGGTCGGAAGTGGTGTAGGGAAATGGAGTGTCTGGATGCAGGGCCGCTAA